CGTTTTTTAATTGGCCAAAAAATGAGGTGGTATATGATCCCCATAGGACATTATATTTTCTGAAAAAAGCGTCGGAAGATAACGATTCGTTAGCTCAGGCGCTTCTTGGCCAGTATTATGCGGGCTCTGATTTATTTAAATTTAATCCCATTCCACTCAATCCTGACCAATCCCGTTATTGGTTGGAAAAGGCGTTTCAAGCGGGTGAAGGAGGGGGAGCGTTTTGGTTGGGTAAGCTCTATTATCATGGGAGCGGGGGGTATCCCCGGGATCTGGTCGAGGCCAAGTCCTGGTTTGAGCGTATACCCCGTCTTTATGCAAGAGCAAAATTTCTCTTGGCAACGCTCTACTGGTCTGGCGTTCCCGGCGCCCCTCCCGATCAGGCAAAAGCCATGGCTTTGTTCCAGCAGGCGGCGGAAGAGAAGAGTGCGCGCGCTCAGTTTGCCATGGGGCAACTGCATCGTGGGGGATATCTGGGCGGCAAGCCTGATATGACCCAGGCTTATCTCTGGTATCGCAAGGCTGCCAGGAACGCATATCCACCAGCAATGACCATGCAGGGTCTCATGAGCCTGAAGGGTGATGGTATTCTGGCCGATCCAAAAGGGGCTGTGTCGCTTTTGCAGGCAGCCGCTGCCGAAGGAGAGGAAAATGCCCTGTATTGGCTTGGCGTCATGTCCCAGGTTGGCTTGGGTGTTGACAAGAGTTTGTCCCGGGCGCGCACCTGGTTTTTGCGTGGCGCCGAGGCTGGGGAGGCGCGATCCATGGTCAAACTATCCC
This portion of the Magnetococcales bacterium genome encodes:
- a CDS encoding sel1 repeat family protein, with the translated sequence MAGYVPAMEDLPFQLLHSIYPRHDTLVEVESVGWALKSLKINPDCWGAMVVMAGYYRLGWGFSSNIKLAKEWEDKAIRLGGAKAAIHLAFFNWPKNEVVYDPHRTLYFLKKASEDNDSLAQALLGQYYAGSDLFKFNPIPLNPDQSRYWLEKAFQAGEGGGAFWLGKLYYHGSGGYPRDLVEAKSWFERIPRLYARAKFLLATLYWSGVPGAPPDQAKAMALFQQAAEEKSARAQFAMGQLHRGGYLGGKPDMTQAYLWYRKAARNAYPPAMTMQGLMSLKGDGILADPKGAVSLLQAAAAEGEENALYWLGVMSQVGLGVDKSLSRARTWFLRGAEAGEARSMVKLSLDLFAGKGGAQELPLAYHWAKKAAQSGLPQGLCWAGTLLYFGVGTPPDPEQARVWLRQGSAAGMEPCTRVLTAASPKTPGDTGIRPPLVEAVAADLSKAMDGEMDHPYLPISSHLEVLPK